From the Deltaproteobacteria bacterium genome, one window contains:
- a CDS encoding cold-shock protein yields MANGTVKWFSDQKGYGFIEQEDGADVFVHHSGINMTGFKTLKEGDRVTFRVEQGQKGPA; encoded by the coding sequence ATGGCTAATGGAACTGTAAAGTGGTTTAGCGATCAAAAAGGCTACGGTTTTATTGAGCAGGAAGACGGCGCGGATGTTTTCGTGCATCATTCCGGAATCAATATGACTGGTTTTAAAACCCTGAAAGAGGGCGATCGCGTTACGTTTCGCGTCGAGCAAGGCCAGAAAGGCCCCGC